In a single window of the Branchiostoma floridae strain S238N-H82 chromosome 2, Bfl_VNyyK, whole genome shotgun sequence genome:
- the LOC118409188 gene encoding polycystic kidney disease protein 1-like 2 yields MRKKTQKTFQAGGVDIFLMAVEESLGDLHRLQIWHDNQGGDDRAWKLDKVIVRDLQSGDTNSFLCNHWLSLDRGDGRTNRILPASTEHDLSSFHLFTTKAARDFRNEHIWLSTLFCPSGSHFSKVQRLSCGLCIIYTTMIANAMWYKTEDNVDQTTVVNLGIVSFTLHELYVSTMTSLCVLPVNVLLIQLFNRCKEKKQTGKNSVYVAEKGDAKSLLSKTRSSSQFLPHGFVYVAWSVLVLVCCVSAFFTILYSLEWGPEKANAWLKTFLMSFVQDVFVVEPVKILAFSALVSFICKKAAVVSTQDDHVRQNIDVDDSSPSEGGLFAWISHRATMRVAKQQLHMALSKHHKSDAQSQKERKKKEETRKQTDNVIQEVVGFFLIVMILLVVANGGTNVYSHHAYNTLGGIFQTDFDQIQTADDYWSWARDVLVPGLFQEQHYNGDKVGWRRKLFVSDGVSYRIGAARFKQIRVESRSCGFHQRYTSLFLNQECNSGNSFSDGEKRDFLPGWRLLSSSNLSEDFHEQSPWTYQIPESGGELPVMADIATYGSGGYVAGVGRNKDAALAVIADLKEADWIDRYTRTVVVEFTVYNANINFFSTMSYTVEFLNMGGAVPSRSIRTYRLHRFVGPAGYIILVLHILYVACFLYTLYREVKLMKEQGKRYCRQPWNLLEIVNILVSFSAFAVFAVDYITSRRTLNKLLLHHHESSKFISSDLASFWNQVFV; encoded by the exons ACCTTCCAGGCTGGTGGCGTGGATATCTTCTTGATGGCTGTAGAAGAAAGTCTGGGTGATCTTCATCGACTTCAGATCTGGCACGACAACCAGGGCGGCGACGACAGGGCCTGGAAGCTAGATAAAGTCATCGTGCGGGATCTGCAGTCAGGAGACAC AAACAGCTTTCTCTGTAACCATTGGCTGTCATTGGACCGCGGGGACGGTAGAACCAACCGGATTCTTCCTGCTTCAACAGAGCACGATCTGTCGTCCTTCCATCTTTTCACTACAAAGGCAGCCCGCGATTTTAGAAATGAGCACATCTGGCTCTCCACCTTATTCTGCCCCAGTGGAAGCCATTTCAGTAAGGTCCAACGTCTCTCATGTGGACTGTGTATCATTTACACCACCATGATTGCCAACGCCATGTGGTACAAAACGGAAGACAATGTGGATCAGACGACAGTGGTGAATCTTGGGATAGTTTCCTTTACCCTTCATGAGTTATACGTCAGCACGATGACGTCACTGTGTGTCCTCCCAGTAAACGTGCTCCTCATCCAGCTCTTCAACCGGtgcaaagaaaagaaacaaacaggcAAGAATTCAGTGTATGTTGCAGAGAAAGGAGACGCAAAATCTTTGCTTTCAAAAACACGGTCATCTTCCCAATTTCTTCCCCATGGGTTTGTGTACGTGGCCTGGTCAGTCCTGGTCCTTGTCTGCTGCGTATCGGCGTTCTTCACCATTCTCTACAGCCTGGAGTGGGGACCTGAGAAGGCAAACGCGTGGCTGAAGACATTCTTGATGTCCTTCGTGCAAGATGTCTTTGTAGTTGAGCCAGTCAAG ATACTGGCTTTCTCTGCCCTGGTGTCGTTTATCTGTAAGAAAGCCGCGGTGGTATCGACGCAGGATGACCACGTCAGACAAAACATTGACGTGGATGATTCCAGTCCGTCAGAAGGCGGCCTGTTTGCCTGGATATCTCACCGTGCGACCATGAGAG TGGCTAAACAGCAGCTACATATGGCTCTCTCGAAGCATCACAAGTCGGATGCACAATCACAGAAAGAGCgaaagaagaaggaagagacaagaaaacaaacagacaatgttatacaagagGTTGTCGGCTTCTTCCTGATCGTGATGATTCTGCTCGTGGTGGCTAATGGCGGTACAAACGTCTACTCTCACCACGCCTACAACACTTTAGGTGGCATCTTCCAAACGGACTTTGATCAG ATCCAAACGGCGGATGACTATTGGTCGTGGGCGCGCGATGTCCTTGTTCCGGGTCTGTTCCAGGAACAACATTACAACGGTGATAAAGTCGGTTGGAGACGTAAGCTTTTCGTCAGTGACGGCGTTTCTTACAGGATCGGAGCCGCACGCTTCAAGCAGATACGAGTTGAATCCA GATCCTGTGGTTTTCACCAGCGCTACACCAGCCTGTTCTTGAACCAGGAATGCAACAGCGGGAACTCCTTCTCAGACGGGGAAAAGCGAGACTTTTTACCCGGATGGAGACTCCTTTCCTCCTCCAATTTGTCCGAAGATTTCCATGAGCAATCCCCCTGGACCTACCAGATTCCCGAGTCTGGTGGCGAGCTGCCCGTGATGGCAGACATTGCCACGTACGGCTCGGGAGGTTATGTTGCCGGAGTAGGCAGAAACAAAGATGCCGCCCTCGCTGTCATCGCTGACCTGAAGGAAGCCGACTGGATTGACCGCTATACACGCACTGTCGTCGTGGAGTTCACGGTTTATAACGCCAACATCAACTTCTTCAGCACGATGTCGTACACGGTGGAGTTCCTCAACATGGGAGGGGCGGTGCCGTCCCGTTCTATCCGGACCTACCGCTTACATCGGTTCGTGGGCCCAGCTGGGTATATAATCCTGGTTCTGCACATCCTTTACGTGGCGTGTTTCCTGTACACGCTGTACAGGGAAGTAAAACTGATGAAGGAACAAGGGAAAAGGTACTGCCGACAACCGTGGAACCTTCTCGAGATTGTCAACATCCTGGTTTCTTTCAGCGCCTTTGCCGTGTTTGCCGTAGACTACATTACATCAAGGCGTACCCTCAACAAGCTACTGCTTCATCATCATG AGTCGTCGAAGTTCATCAGCTCCGATCTTGCTTCCTTCTGGAACCAGGTGTTTGTTTAG
- the LOC118410537 gene encoding polycystic kidney disease 2-like 2 protein — protein MMQFLSFLTPFLIESSKYISFDIASFWNQVFVWTVATVAFINILKFLRLLRFNPLMSVLMTSLRHMLPEVAGFAVYFTFLFLSFVQLGHLVFGLKIQEYSTIVASGKSLFLCSLGSFNFDEILSTSRIIGPLFLYAYLCIVFIIITNILVAIINDALVVMRGFTPPPEHREILDELWRRLANFLGLANTASQEDDMLASEKLNDRLTRLDLLTRAMKERQVAENVMRSYYQAFELPRK, from the exons atgATGCAATTCTTATCTTTTCTTACTCCCTTTCTTATAGAGTCGTCGAAGTACATCAGCTTCGATATTGCTTCCTTCTGGAACCAGGTGTTTGTTTGGACAGTGGCCACCGTCGCCTTCATCAACATCTTAAAGTTTCTTCGCCTCCTTCGCTTCAACCCGCTCATGTCcgtcttgatgacgtcattacgGCACATGTTACCAGAGGTCGCGGGCTTTGCCGTCTACTTCACCTTCCTGTTTCTGTCATTCGTGCAGCTGGGACACTTGGTGTTCGGACTGAAAATACAG GAATACTCCACGATTGTCGCCTCAGGAAAGAGTCTCTTCCTCTGTTCACTGGGGAGTTTCAATTTTGATGAAATTCTAAGCACCAGTAGAATCATCGGGCCCTTGTTCCTGTACGCCTATCTGTGCatcgtcttcatcatcatcaccaacatCCTGGTGGCCATCATCAATGATGCACTTGTGGTCATGAGAGGGTTCACGCCGCCTCCGGAACATAGGGAGATTCTGGACGAGTTGTGGAGGAGGCTTGCCAACTTCCTTGGTCTGGCTAACACTGCAAGTCAGG AGGATGACATGCTGGCATCGGAGAAATTGAATGATCGTTTGACTCGACTGGACCTTCTTACACGGGCCATGAAGGAGAGACAAGTCGCAGAGAATGTGATGCGAAGCTACTATCAGGCTTTTGAATTACCTAGAAAATGA